In a genomic window of Desulfovibrionales bacterium:
- a CDS encoding BrnT family toxin → MKLNFEWDEEKAKANLKKHKVSFDEATTVFFDPFSITISDPDHSVEEQRYIDIGSSDKGHVLVVVYTERGSNIRIISSRKAALSERKLYQEGSN, encoded by the coding sequence ATGAAACTGAACTTTGAGTGGGATGAAGAGAAAGCCAAAGCGAATCTCAAAAAGCATAAAGTCAGTTTTGATGAAGCCACAACGGTTTTCTTTGATCCCTTTTCAATTACGATCTCTGACCCAGACCATTCAGTGGAGGAGCAGCGGTATATTGATATTGGTAGTTCTGATAAGGGCCATGTACTGGTAGTGGTTTATACCGAACGAGGCTCGAACATACGTATTATCAGTAGTCGTAAGGCAGCCCTATCAGAGCGGAAACTTTATCAGGAAGGAAGTAACTAA
- a CDS encoding type II toxin-antitoxin system Phd/YefM family antitoxin, producing the protein MRPVYGLYLVIRKKGRQPMKLSSRIRPISYLKAHAAEIVRKLGEQREPLVITQNGEAKVVIQDIESYEQTQETMALLKILALGTRQIEEGKVQPAEDVIKRLRERRETR; encoded by the coding sequence ATGCGACCTGTTTATGGACTATATTTAGTCATACGAAAGAAAGGGAGGCAACCCATGAAACTGTCCAGCCGGATTAGGCCCATCAGTTACCTGAAGGCCCATGCCGCCGAAATCGTAAGGAAGCTGGGTGAGCAGCGGGAGCCGCTGGTCATTACCCAGAACGGCGAAGCCAAGGTGGTCATTCAGGACATTGAAAGCTACGAACAAACCCAGGAAACCATGGCTCTCCTAAAAATACTGGCACTCGGGACCCGTCAGATCGAGGAAGGCAAGGTCCAGCCCGCTGAGGATGTGATCAAACGCTTACGCGAGCGACGGGAGACTCGCTGA
- a CDS encoding type II toxin-antitoxin system RelE/ParE family toxin: protein MPFAVLLTNDAARDLDELYGYIARHDAPQKADYVLKQIEKAFSRLSEFPERGAYPKELLALGIREYREVFFKPYRIIYRVMDKNVYVLLIADGRRDMQTLLQRRLLDA, encoded by the coding sequence ATGCCGTTCGCGGTTTTGCTGACCAATGACGCAGCACGTGACCTCGACGAGCTTTATGGCTATATCGCCCGGCACGATGCGCCTCAAAAAGCGGACTACGTTTTGAAGCAGATCGAGAAAGCCTTCTCCAGGCTGTCCGAATTCCCCGAGCGGGGCGCCTATCCGAAAGAACTGCTGGCGCTGGGGATTCGGGAATACCGCGAGGTTTTTTTCAAACCCTACCGTATCATTTACCGAGTCATGGACAAGAACGTCTATGTTCTGCTGATCGCCGATGGCCGCCGTGATATGCAGACGCTGTTGCAGCGGCGATTGCTAGACGCGTAA
- a CDS encoding glutamine--tRNA ligase/YqeY domain fusion protein: MTTIDAKPTPNFIRNIIEEDLKANKNQGRVHTRFPPEPNGYLHIGHAKSICLNFGLAAEYKGLCNLRFDDTNPTKEEIEYVESIKADVRWLGFDWADRLFYASDYFEQLYRYAVQLIKVGKAYVCDLSAEEIREYRGTLTAPGKDSPYRKRSVEENMDLFERMRAGAFEDGSRVLRAKIDMASGNLNMRDPVMYRILRATHHRTGDKWRIYPMYDFAHCFSDSIEGITHSICTLEFEDHRPLYDWFLDQLGVHHPQQIEFARLNLSYTVLSKRKLVQLVEGGHVTGWDDPRMPTLAGVRRRGYTPESIQNFCERIGVAKRDSTVDMALIEHCLREDLNKRAPRVMGVLRPLRVVIDNYPEGQVEELEAVNNPEDPGMGSRKVPFSRVLYIEQEDFREDPPKKFYRLAPGREVRLRYAYFITCVGVVKDEQTGEVVELHCTYDPETRGGDSPDGRKVKATLHWVSAAHALEAEVRLYDHLFLKPEPGEDGQDFRTDLNPNSLEILTSCRVEPGLAGAVPGNRYQFERQGYFCVDSVDSSNQRLVFNRTVSLRDSWAKVEKAQK; this comes from the coding sequence ATGACCACTATTGACGCAAAGCCTACACCCAATTTTATCCGTAATATCATCGAGGAAGACCTGAAGGCCAACAAGAACCAGGGGCGGGTCCACACCCGGTTCCCACCGGAGCCGAACGGCTATCTGCACATCGGGCATGCCAAATCTATCTGCCTCAATTTCGGTCTGGCCGCCGAATACAAAGGCCTTTGCAATCTGCGCTTCGATGACACCAATCCCACCAAAGAGGAAATTGAATACGTAGAATCGATCAAGGCAGACGTCCGGTGGCTGGGATTTGATTGGGCTGACCGGCTGTTCTACGCCTCAGACTACTTTGAACAACTCTACCGGTACGCCGTGCAGTTAATCAAGGTTGGTAAGGCGTATGTTTGCGACCTGAGTGCGGAGGAGATCCGGGAGTACCGTGGTACTTTGACCGCGCCCGGCAAGGATAGTCCGTATCGAAAACGTTCGGTCGAAGAGAACATGGACTTATTCGAGCGCATGCGGGCCGGGGCGTTTGAGGACGGTTCCCGGGTTCTTCGCGCCAAAATCGATATGGCCTCCGGCAACTTAAATATGCGGGACCCGGTCATGTACCGTATTCTCCGGGCCACACACCACCGGACCGGCGATAAGTGGCGCATTTATCCGATGTACGACTTTGCCCACTGTTTTTCGGATTCCATCGAGGGGATCACCCATTCCATCTGTACGCTGGAATTTGAAGACCATCGGCCGCTCTATGACTGGTTCCTCGATCAATTAGGCGTCCATCATCCGCAGCAGATCGAGTTTGCCCGTCTTAATCTCAGCTACACCGTGCTCAGTAAGCGAAAGCTCGTGCAATTGGTGGAAGGAGGGCATGTCACCGGCTGGGATGATCCGCGCATGCCTACCCTGGCCGGTGTGCGGAGACGCGGCTACACGCCCGAGTCCATCCAAAACTTTTGTGAACGCATCGGGGTAGCCAAGAGGGATAGCACAGTTGATATGGCCCTGATCGAGCACTGCCTCCGCGAAGATCTAAACAAACGCGCCCCGCGGGTCATGGGGGTATTGCGGCCACTCCGGGTGGTAATTGACAACTACCCGGAAGGCCAAGTGGAAGAACTGGAGGCCGTGAACAACCCGGAGGATCCCGGCATGGGGTCACGCAAGGTCCCTTTTTCCCGTGTGCTGTACATTGAACAAGAGGACTTTCGTGAAGACCCACCCAAAAAATTCTACCGTCTGGCCCCGGGCCGGGAGGTACGGCTGCGTTATGCGTACTTTATCACCTGTGTGGGGGTGGTTAAGGACGAACAGACCGGCGAAGTGGTGGAACTGCACTGCACCTATGACCCGGAGACGCGCGGCGGGGACTCTCCGGACGGGCGCAAGGTCAAGGCCACGCTGCACTGGGTCTCGGCTGCCCACGCGCTGGAGGCCGAGGTGCGCCTGTACGATCATCTTTTCCTGAAGCCGGAGCCGGGCGAGGATGGTCAGGATTTCAGGACTGATTTAAACCCGAACTCGTTGGAAATATTGACCTCGTGCCGGGTCGAACCGGGTCTGGCCGGCGCCGTTCCCGGAAACCGGTACCAGTTCGAGCGGCAGGGCTATTTCTGTGTGGATTCCGTGGATTCGTCTAATCAAAGACTGGTATTTAACCGAACCGTGTCCTTACGTGATTCCTGGGCCAAGGTAGAAAAGGCGCAGAAGTAG
- a CDS encoding DUF1566 domain-containing protein, which yields MGIREKLGLSSDEPLSIAWDITPADTFGIFESWGGKIHVRSNKERYYYFYIDGWKTPPQLLLMERGVKHARILARIDAPQDMVDACVAGQGRGETDRSYAIDDALRSWLQANVIEAHDTSKVLPLESELVEEPLETGLPGKDEPQPAIEPVTLRSEPAVISEDEVPDIIRRNGFYDSYHNASGDFANHLVDNGDGLTVTDLKTGIQWQRGGCDIAAMPSIQRYVVALNEHSFARFNDWRLPTMEEALSLMEPAPSGNGLHLHPCFSKLQPFIILADQRKSGGYWFVDYKQATVFWGSGIRGAFGRVCRSL from the coding sequence ATGGGTATTCGCGAAAAGCTTGGGTTAAGCAGTGACGAGCCATTGAGCATTGCCTGGGACATCACCCCGGCAGATACCTTCGGCATTTTCGAAAGCTGGGGCGGCAAGATACACGTCCGCAGCAACAAGGAACGGTACTACTATTTTTACATCGACGGCTGGAAAACGCCTCCACAGCTTCTTCTGATGGAGCGCGGGGTGAAGCATGCCCGGATCCTGGCCCGGATCGATGCCCCCCAGGACATGGTCGACGCCTGCGTGGCCGGTCAGGGTAGAGGCGAAACCGACCGGAGTTATGCCATTGATGACGCCTTGCGAAGCTGGCTGCAGGCCAATGTCATTGAGGCCCACGATACGTCAAAGGTGCTCCCTCTGGAGAGCGAATTGGTGGAGGAGCCACTGGAAACAGGCCTTCCGGGAAAAGATGAACCGCAACCTGCAATCGAGCCGGTAACGCTGCGGTCTGAACCGGCCGTTATCAGCGAAGATGAGGTACCGGACATCATACGCCGGAACGGGTTCTACGACAGCTACCACAATGCGTCCGGGGATTTTGCCAATCACCTCGTCGACAACGGCGACGGCCTCACGGTGACAGATTTGAAGACCGGCATCCAGTGGCAACGGGGCGGATGCGATATCGCCGCCATGCCCAGCATCCAGAGATATGTGGTGGCACTGAATGAACATAGTTTCGCCCGGTTTAATGACTGGCGGCTGCCGACCATGGAAGAGGCTTTATCGCTTATGGAGCCCGCGCCAAGCGGAAACGGTCTCCATCTGCATCCCTGTTTCTCCAAGTTGCAGCCTTTCATCATTCTGGCCGATCAGCGCAAATCCGGCGGCTACTGGTTCGTCGACTATAAGCAGGCCACCGTCTTCTGGGGGTCGGGCATACGGGGCGCCTTTGGCCGGGTCTGCCGGAGCCTATAG